Below is a window of Rhodopseudomonas sp. P2A-2r DNA.
GGAGCGTGGAAAAACGCCTCGCCATCATGAAGGACAGCCGCATCGGCAGCTATGGCGCGCTGGCGCTGGGCCTCGGCGTGATGCTGCGGGTCACCGCGATTTCCGACCTGCCGATGTGGGCCGGCCCTGCCGCGCTGATCGCAACCCATGCCGCGGCGCGCGCGGCGCCAGCCTTCGCCATGAACAACATGGCCTATGCCGGCGACACCGCGGCGATGAAGGTCGCCTATGCCGAAGCGCCGGTACGATCCGACGAATTGCGCTTTGCACTCATCGTTGTAGCACTGGCGGCGCTGCCGCTGGCCTTCATCTCGCTATGGGCGGTGATGGCCGGCTGGTGTAGTGGCGCGCTGCTGGCCTGGCTACTGGCAAGATGGTCGCGCCGCCTGCTCGGCGGCTACACCGGCGACGTGCTCGGCGCGGTGGAGCAGGTGTTCGAGATCGGGTTTCTGCTGGGCGTCGCGGCGGTAATTTTGGCCTGACGAAACGGCGCTTTCTTCATCCGCCCTCCTCCTACCGTCGTCATCCCAGCCGAAACGCACTGCGTTTCGGCTGGGATGACGACGGAGTTTGTGGCCACAGCAACGGCAACCGATACGGCTTGCCCTCAAAGGCTTCGGCGCCGCGGCCGATGCTGGCGACGGCATCGACCATGACACCGTTGCAGCTGAGCAAATCATCGGCCAGCGCCACCATCAGCCGGTTCGGTGTCGCTTCGGGCGCGCGGTGGCGCAGTTCCATGGCGATCTCGCGCTCGAAGCCGGGATTGTGCGCGCAGGCGATCGCGTAGGCCGCGGCGCTGGAACGGCTGATGCCGGCCCAGCAATGAACCAGCAACGGACGGCCGCGCGCGGCGTCGCCAAAGGCAAGCACCTGCCGCATGGCATTGGCGTCGGGCGCTACCAGCGCCGGCGCGGGTTCGACGATGTCGTGAAACGACACGTGCAGATGCCGGTTTGGCGACAGCCCGCTCCAGTCGACGGCACCGTGAGTGGGCGACAGCAGCGTCAGCAGGTCGAAGTCGTCGAGCGAGGCCGCGACGGCATGGAGACCGCCGAGAGAACAGATGTGGATCATGAGGCCACCATACAAGGAACTTGACCCGGCCGCACCAGGCATCGCCGCTCATCGGATTTGCCAGTGGCCTGCGCCGGCTAAGCACCGTACAACCCGCTCCGACGTCCCCTCCGCATGCAGATATCCGCCATGACATCGTCCGGCTATTTCCTCGAGGCTCCGCGCGCGCTGCGTACCTTCGTCCGATCGCGCGAAACCAGCCTCGTATTGGTGGCGGCACTGATCGGGGGCATCGCCGGTCTGCTGGTGGCCGCGATGAGCGGCGCCGTAAATCTGATGCACGTAGCGCTGTTCGATCTGGCGCTGGGCGAGCGCCTGTCGAGCCAAACTGCCATCGATCCGGTTCGCGCCGTCCTGGTGCCGACGCTGGGCGGGCTGGTGCTCGGCGTGGCACTGCTGATGCTGCTGCGCTGGCGGCCGGGGCGTGAGGTCGATCCGATCGAGGCCAATGCGCTGCATGGCGGCAGGATGTCGTTCCGCGGCAGCATCATCGTGGCGCTGCAGACCGTATGGTCGAGCGGCGTCGGCGGCTCGGTCGGGCTCGAGGCCGGCTACACCCAGATCGCCAGCGGCGTCGCCGCCTCGATCGGTCGCGCGCTGCATCTGCGCCGCGCCGACCAGCGCATCATGGTCGGCTGCGGCGCCGCCGCGGCCATTGCCGGCGCCTTCGGCGCGCCATTGGCCGGCGCGTTTTACGCCTTCGAACTGATCATCGGCGGCTACACACCGGCGAGCCTGACGCCGATCGGCGTCGCCGCCGTGGCCGGCTATGCCGCGACGCGGGCATTTTCACCGCTGTCGCTCGGCATCTCCGTCAACCAGATCGGCGAGGTCAGCGGCCCCGACCTCGCGTTGGCCGCCCTCCTCGGCCTGGTGGCGGCGCTGTTCGGCATCGCCATCATGCGTGGCGTGGCGCTGTGTGAGACGCTGCTGACGCGCAGCCGGCTGTGGACGCCGCTGCGGCCGATGCTCGGCGGGCTGCTGGTCGGCCTGCTGGCGCTGGCAACGCCGGAGGTGCTGTCGTCGGGTCACGGCGCGCTGCATGTCAGCGGCGACACCAGCGAGCCACTCATGGTGATCGCCATGGTCTTCGCGCTGAAGACGGTGGCCTCGGTGGTGTCGCTCGGCTCGGGTTTCCGCGGCGGATTGTTCTTCGCCTCCCTGCTGCTCGGCGTGCTCGGCGGCCACCTGTTCGCCGCCGGCGCGTCCGCGCTGCTTCCACAGCTCGCGCTCGACACCAGCGTCTACGCGGTGATCGGTATGAGCGCTTTGTCGGCCTCCGTGATCGGCGGGCCGCTGACCATGACCTTCATCGCGCTGGAGGCCACCGGCAACCTTTGGCTGACGACCGCGGTGCTGATCGCGGTCATCGTCTCGACGCAGACCACGCGCGAGCTGTTCGGCTATTCTTTCGCGACCTGGCGACTGCACCTGCGCGGCGAGACCATCCGCAGCGCCGCCGATGTCGGCTGGATCCGCGACCTCACCGTGGCCAGCATGATGCGCGCCGATATGGTCACGGTAAATGCCGGCATCAGCATTGCCGCGTTTCGCGAACAGTTTCCGCTGGGGTCGAAGACCCAGGTGATCGCCATCGACCAGCACGGTCGCTATGCCGGCATTGCGCTGGTCGCCGAGGCCCATGAGCCCGAACGCAAGCCCGAGACCAGTCTTCAGGGAATGCTGCGCAACCGTGGCGCCACCCTCACACCGGACATGAATGTGCAGCAGGCGGTGGCGGCCTTCGACGGCGCGGAATCGGAATCGCTGGCAGTGGTCGACAGCCACGACCGCAATCGCGTCGTCGGCGTGCTCACCGAGGCCTTCGCCTTGCGCCGCTACGCCGAGGAATCAGAGAAGCGGCGCCGTGCCGCGGTGGGGGAACTCTGAGACGTAAAACAGCCCCTGAAAAAGGGCGTCGTCGATGCGCGTCAGACAACCACCGCGGAGTACCGTCCAGCGTCCGAAACCGGACATTAATCTCAAATTCCCCAGCAAATTCATACACTACTTTAACTTGTATGGGACACGTCCTTGTGCCTGGCGGCTCTTTCGCAGGCCATTGTTAAGCTATCTGGGCTAACTCTCCTCCTCCGATCGAACGTTTCGATGTCCAGGAAGGACGCGATGCTCAGTCAGCTTCAATCATTTCAAGCCCGTGTCCGGGCGGTGCTGCGTCTGCCACGCGAGAACCCCGAACTGATCCAGGCCAAGCTGGCCGCATTCACGCGACAGATTCCGATCATGTACACGCTCGTGATGGTTAACACCGTGGCGCTCGCTGTGACGCATTATGGCTCCGCACCTTGGCTGTTGACCGTGGTGATTCCGTCGGTCCTGAACTCGGTCTGCCTGTTCCGCATGATCCTGTGGTGGCGCTCCCGCGGCAAGATTCTCAGCGCCGAGCACGCCATCGCGCGACTGCACGGCACCATCGTCACCGCCGGCATTCTCGGCGCCGGCGTCAGCGCCTGGAGCCTGAGCCTGTTTCGC
It encodes the following:
- a CDS encoding adenosylcobinamide-GDP ribazoletransferase, which translates into the protein MQLPGALYDAIRFLTVVRVPDTATAGAPDWLARAMKYFPVIGAGIGAASALVLLLANEFWSPVVSALLAVTTSIVLTSALHEDGLADTADSFGGGWSVEKRLAIMKDSRIGSYGALALGLGVMLRVTAISDLPMWAGPAALIATHAAARAAPAFAMNNMAYAGDTAAMKVAYAEAPVRSDELRFALIVVALAALPLAFISLWAVMAGWCSGALLAWLLARWSRRLLGGYTGDVLGAVEQVFEIGFLLGVAAVILA
- a CDS encoding tyrosine phosphatase family protein; amino-acid sequence: MIHICSLGGLHAVAASLDDFDLLTLLSPTHGAVDWSGLSPNRHLHVSFHDIVEPAPALVAPDANAMRQVLAFGDAARGRPLLVHCWAGISRSSAAAYAIACAHNPGFEREIAMELRHRAPEATPNRLMVALADDLLSCNGVMVDAVASIGRGAEAFEGKPYRLPLLWPQTPSSSQPKRSAFRLG
- a CDS encoding chloride channel protein; amino-acid sequence: MTSSGYFLEAPRALRTFVRSRETSLVLVAALIGGIAGLLVAAMSGAVNLMHVALFDLALGERLSSQTAIDPVRAVLVPTLGGLVLGVALLMLLRWRPGREVDPIEANALHGGRMSFRGSIIVALQTVWSSGVGGSVGLEAGYTQIASGVAASIGRALHLRRADQRIMVGCGAAAAIAGAFGAPLAGAFYAFELIIGGYTPASLTPIGVAAVAGYAATRAFSPLSLGISVNQIGEVSGPDLALAALLGLVAALFGIAIMRGVALCETLLTRSRLWTPLRPMLGGLLVGLLALATPEVLSSGHGALHVSGDTSEPLMVIAMVFALKTVASVVSLGSGFRGGLFFASLLLGVLGGHLFAAGASALLPQLALDTSVYAVIGMSALSASVIGGPLTMTFIALEATGNLWLTTAVLIAVIVSTQTTRELFGYSFATWRLHLRGETIRSAADVGWIRDLTVASMMRADMVTVNAGISIAAFREQFPLGSKTQVIAIDQHGRYAGIALVAEAHEPERKPETSLQGMLRNRGATLTPDMNVQQAVAAFDGAESESLAVVDSHDRNRVVGVLTEAFALRRYAEESEKRRRAAVGEL